One Nicotiana tabacum cultivar K326 chromosome 23, ASM71507v2, whole genome shotgun sequence genomic window, ttaactTGGCTAAAGACAATGGGCCCACTTCATTGAGCTCAATatatcatcttcctagaggcccagtttggtgccatgTCAAATGACATGGCACGCCAAATCAAActgaagagccaataggatcgtgccacgtgtcaaaatgataCAACATGCCAAGctaaattaaaaggccaatgaaattgcgccacgtgtgcaagtggcATGTTCTGGTCAATAAAATGCGGTTttatcacacttcaatttgacTGGTTAGAAAGAGtgtgttcttatcataactcttcccttccacaactataaataagggtattcataactcagaaaagataccagaagttataacaagaagcaagaaagagctcgtggatcaaacactgcaaattcctccataagtttcaagcttcaagcaatcaagttcaagctcaagaacgaagaacaaatcaagttcaagctgaagaacgaagaacaaatcaagttcaagctcaagaacgaagaacaaatcaagattcaaggaatACGAGTTCAAATTAAAGTttgtgctagttgaattcaagatcatcgttcgtgataataactacatattcaagatcaagctcaaaggcccttggatatatttactattggaaagaagaatcaaaggattcatagagattgtacactcatattatttgaaatcaaatattacgattgttgcaatatctTTCGATCTGGATTATTTTCTCGATGCAAATTTATTATCTACATCGCCCTAATAtatatagaaaatattttcacgACTCAATCTACATGAGTGTCCTAGAAGTACTTCAATTCCATGTCTTTACTGTTTAATATTTCTTTGTTTCATAAGCATATTCATATGAGACTGTGACCTCATCAGGAATGATCTCCATGTTAACTGCAACAGGGGTATAAtctgttgttgtagttgttgttattgtCATTGTTGAACACGGAGAAGAATGCCATGAAACACAAACAACACTAGGCCGAGACTCGGGCAATTTCATCAATGGCTCATCAGGATTCATGAACACTTGCACCACTTTTCTCATTTTAGGCCGGAGAATTCTGTCGGGGTGTAAACATGCTAATCCAGTGATCAAACACCTCATAGCTTCTGCATTATCAAAATTTCCTTCAAGTTTTTGGTCCATACATTCCAATAATGCACCTTTCTCATATGAACTCCATACACATTCCACCAAGCTATTTTCTTCCATGATCCCTTTTGATCGTCGTCCACAAACCACTTCTAAAACAACCATTCCAAAGCTATAGACATCAGATTCCGGGGTAACCCTTCCTGTGTAGCTAACTTCCGGGGCTAGGTATCCTGGAGTGCCAGCCACCATTGTTGTAACAAAGTTCTCATTTTGGAGTAATCTTGctagcccaaaatcacccaaatgaGCATTATACTCGGCGTCTAACATCACATTGTTTGGTTTAACATCTCGGTGTACTATAGGATTCCCACATTCTTCATGAAGATACACTAGTGCTGATGCCAATCCTGATAAAATCTTGAATCTGGTATCCCAATCAAGAAAGATTTTGCCAATGTATTTATCAAGACTTCCATTAGGCATGTATTCATAGACTAATAGGAGTTGCTCGCGATCATGGCACCAACCTTGTAACTGCACCAAGTTTTTGTGCCTTAGGCGCCCAATTGTACATATTTCAGCCAAATATTCCTTCTCACCTAGTATAACAACCATTACATTTTATAACTACTAGGTAAatgttaaaattttaataatagtGTCT contains:
- the LOC107774130 gene encoding putative L-type lectin-domain containing receptor kinase S.5; this translates as MAFLIAQDDKPSPPHSYGSFIGILDPSTQRCALHQLAVEFDTYRNEREIDGNHVAIVTTNMESPVAVKSLNDIGIDLRSGRNITIKIDYDGWAKVLEISVAYAGQPLVNFLSQEIIMQEIVPHNAYVGFSASTAYFSELHQVLNWNFTLYELPERSLKYGLDPEKEKIALLVAIPVVVVLLAVAVSFLISARKDRKERLQRKEDIEMLTRTAANAPQIFTYRRLSNATKNFSKDKILGTGGFGSVYKGVFSDPPTTIAVKRINATSNQGEKEYLAEICTIGRLRHKNLVQLQGWCHDREQLLLVYEYMPNGSLDKYIGKIFLDWDTRFKILSGLASALVYLHEECGNPIVHRDVKPNNVMLDAEYNAHLGDFGLARLLQNENFVTTMVAGTPGYLAPEVSYTGRVTPESDVYSFGMVVLEVVCGRRSKGIMEENSLVECVWSSYEKGALLECMDQKLEGNFDNAEAMRCLITGLACLHPDRILRPKMRKVVQVFMNPDEPLMKLPESRPSVVCVSWHSSPCSTMTITTTTTTDYTPVAVNMEIIPDEVTVSYEYAYETKKY